The proteins below come from a single Gimesia alba genomic window:
- a CDS encoding FecCD family ABC transporter permease has product MSADRSCRGKNSRSTQYWILLGIVAALTLLTGMYSLSVGPTVVHRHEYWQAFTQFNNASDAHFVLRELRLPRAVLAGLVGACLATSGALMQGVTRNPLAGPSIMGLSAGGTLCLLIGLLVNPRLGYSAAIGLSLGGAVCGYLTVCSVTLLSRRGMTPAGFALAGAVVSAMFGAITHGLTIYFSLHDEMLYWTVGGVSHVSWAQVFVLLPVCLIGLVVALALSPAVTVLNLGEEIAAGLGQRTTLTRLGATFAVLLLTGGAIAVAGPVGFVGLMVPHFARMFAGVDYRRIIPLSVALGACLTMIADIASRSLVEGREVPLGLFTTLIGAPFFVYLARRRSSARNLDEGE; this is encoded by the coding sequence ATGTCGGCAGATCGCAGCTGCAGAGGGAAAAACTCGCGTTCGACTCAGTACTGGATTTTACTCGGTATCGTCGCAGCGCTGACTCTGCTCACAGGCATGTACTCATTGAGTGTGGGGCCGACTGTGGTTCATCGACACGAGTATTGGCAAGCATTCACCCAGTTCAACAACGCCAGTGATGCGCACTTCGTCTTACGTGAACTCCGTTTACCGCGTGCTGTTCTTGCGGGACTCGTCGGTGCGTGCCTGGCAACATCTGGCGCGCTGATGCAAGGCGTCACGCGGAATCCATTGGCGGGACCATCGATCATGGGACTCAGTGCCGGTGGAACACTCTGTTTGTTAATTGGCTTGTTAGTCAATCCCCGTCTGGGTTATAGCGCTGCCATCGGATTATCATTGGGCGGTGCTGTCTGCGGTTACCTGACCGTCTGCTCGGTCACGTTGCTTTCGCGACGTGGGATGACGCCTGCCGGTTTTGCACTGGCGGGCGCCGTTGTCTCCGCCATGTTTGGGGCGATTACGCATGGTCTGACGATCTATTTCTCACTCCATGATGAAATGCTCTACTGGACCGTGGGAGGTGTCTCACATGTCTCCTGGGCGCAAGTATTTGTCCTGTTACCTGTCTGTCTGATTGGGTTGGTGGTGGCGCTGGCCTTGTCACCAGCGGTTACTGTTCTCAATTTGGGAGAGGAAATTGCTGCGGGACTGGGGCAACGAACTACATTGACGCGATTGGGGGCGACATTCGCGGTGCTGCTGCTGACCGGCGGAGCGATTGCAGTGGCCGGACCGGTCGGTTTCGTTGGTCTGATGGTCCCGCATTTTGCCCGGATGTTCGCCGGTGTGGACTATCGTCGCATCATTCCTCTTTCCGTCGCTCTGGGTGCCTGTCTCACCATGATCGCGGACATTGCATCGCGTTCGCTGGTGGAGGGCCGGGAAGTGCCACTCGGACTGTTTACGACCTTAATCGGTGCTCCGTTCTTCGTTTACCTGGCCAGAAGACGTTCGTCCGCTCGCAACCTCGACGAGGGAGAGTAA
- a CDS encoding FecCD family ABC transporter permease, translating to MTCKQIFLLLLGVLLAIALASLSLGNQSFSPLRLGQILFGEGDEIQRMILLSFRLPRILMAVMVGAALAVSGVLMQCVLRNDLAEPGIMGVSSGGNLGVSLAIIFGGSELISPWTLPVMSIVCAMTTVLLVCILAYDRYALSPIRLLLTGVAVSTAIGAFTLVLSLNVDRQAYARAVAWMAGSLNKADWNYVAALGGWLGITLPVVWSLHHIMNLLRLREETGLGLGLAVGRWRIFLLLFGVTIGAAAMSVVGSIAFVGLVAPHIGRRLVGPNHLPLLPAAALVGAALLLLADTLGRTLFLPVEMPAGVIVSALGGAYFLYLLMTTRG from the coding sequence ATGACTTGTAAACAAATCTTTCTGCTGCTTCTCGGGGTATTGCTTGCAATCGCGCTGGCCAGTCTGAGCCTGGGGAACCAATCCTTCTCGCCTTTGCGATTGGGACAAATCTTGTTTGGCGAGGGAGATGAGATCCAGCGCATGATCTTGCTGTCCTTTCGGCTACCGCGTATCCTGATGGCCGTGATGGTCGGCGCCGCCCTGGCCGTTTCAGGCGTACTCATGCAGTGCGTTTTGCGAAATGATCTTGCCGAACCCGGCATCATGGGAGTTTCCAGTGGCGGAAATCTGGGCGTCAGTCTGGCAATCATTTTCGGAGGATCTGAGTTGATCTCTCCCTGGACATTGCCTGTAATGAGCATTGTTTGCGCGATGACAACGGTTCTTCTCGTTTGTATTCTGGCTTATGATCGGTATGCTCTTTCGCCGATTCGATTACTGCTGACAGGAGTCGCCGTGAGTACAGCCATTGGGGCCTTCACATTGGTATTGTCGTTGAATGTTGACCGTCAGGCGTATGCGCGAGCGGTTGCCTGGATGGCGGGCAGTCTGAACAAAGCGGATTGGAACTATGTTGCCGCCTTGGGCGGCTGGTTGGGGATCACATTGCCGGTCGTGTGGAGCTTGCACCACATCATGAATCTGTTACGTTTGCGAGAAGAAACCGGTCTGGGCCTGGGCCTGGCCGTTGGACGCTGGCGGATCTTTCTATTATTGTTCGGTGTAACGATTGGTGCGGCGGCGATGTCTGTCGTGGGCAGCATCGCGTTCGTGGGATTGGTCGCACCACATATTGGGCGACGGTTGGTCGGGCCGAACCACCTGCCGTTGCTTCCCGCTGCGGCATTGGTCGGAGCGGCCTTATTGTTGCTGGCTGATACTCTGGGACGCACTCTGTTTCTTCCCGTCGAGATGCCGGCGGGAGTCATTGTCAGCGCACTGGGCGGAGCCTATTTTTTGTACCTGTTGATGACGACGCGCGGTTGA
- a CDS encoding ABC transporter ATP-binding protein: protein MIQLKSKSLSLRYDGDEVVRQLSLELPANQITTLIGPNGSGKSTLLKGLARLMKPTHGAAYLDGQEIHKMNTREVARRVSILTQQVDAPDGLVVRELLAYGRFPHANWLGYSSQKDLQAIDRALDIAGIAHLADRPLGELSGGQRQLAWISMTLAQDAEIMLLDEPTTFLDLAHQLEVLNVLQRLQQEHQRTIVLVLHDINQAARFSHYMVALREGEIAWQGSPAEVMTTEMLSQVFGVEAEVSNDATTHAPYCVPIRPVSRQSKSDDGDRESSHGNRSGAGGN from the coding sequence ATGATTCAACTGAAATCTAAAAGCCTCTCGCTTCGCTATGATGGTGATGAGGTTGTTCGTCAACTCTCGTTGGAATTACCAGCGAACCAGATTACGACACTGATCGGTCCGAATGGTTCAGGGAAATCGACATTGCTGAAAGGGTTGGCACGATTGATGAAGCCGACCCACGGTGCCGCGTACCTGGATGGACAGGAGATCCATAAGATGAACACGCGAGAAGTCGCTCGACGCGTTTCCATCCTGACGCAACAAGTTGATGCACCTGATGGCCTGGTGGTTCGCGAATTGCTCGCATATGGGCGATTCCCACACGCCAATTGGCTGGGATATTCCAGTCAAAAGGATCTACAGGCGATCGACCGGGCATTGGACATTGCCGGAATCGCTCATCTGGCGGACCGCCCGCTCGGAGAACTCTCTGGAGGGCAGCGGCAACTGGCGTGGATTTCCATGACCTTGGCGCAGGATGCGGAAATTATGCTGCTGGATGAGCCGACAACCTTTCTGGATCTGGCACACCAACTGGAAGTACTTAACGTCCTGCAGCGTCTTCAGCAGGAACATCAGCGAACGATTGTGTTAGTCCTGCATGACATTAATCAGGCGGCGCGGTTTTCTCATTACATGGTGGCCCTGCGTGAAGGAGAGATCGCCTGGCAGGGATCACCCGCTGAAGTCATGACGACGGAAATGCTGTCTCAAGTTTTTGGAGTGGAAGCAGAGGTGTCGAATGATGCAACAACCCACGCCCCCTATTGCGTTCCCATCAGGCCTGTCTCGCGTCAAAGCAAAAGTGATGATGGGGACAGGGAATCCTCTCATGGGAACCGTTCTGGAGCGGGTGGGAACTGA
- a CDS encoding MFS transporter produces the protein MILRFYLYSFFKNLRFSDPFLILFFLDQDLSYTGLGLLLSLQHLVTVLLEFPSGLLADHWGRRRVTALCFAMYAISFVGFGMTGQGGANIPAFFWLAGCLMFFALGEALRTGSHKAIMLDYLDSTGQSERATQLIGRTRSVSKLTSATAAICGGILLTWSRDYAPLFYLSAGAACCGFVLLLTYPRSLEGDVWRERQHQQTASLPVESRPFRVMWQHSGFRALFIQSVLFESQLKIILKYFTQPFLKVGLGLLGISIIAAPGASGIAAMGAFWVGLSEFLRDSVGSLGARLSPHFEQQTGDRCVALNRVYQAGLLAGLVLAACTLNLKWGLLPGILILTVLTLLQNLRRPIFVSELNTQMLKAQRASLLSLESVSRAVTVAVLLPLFGWAADQFGLIAVWSIAAGILSVGLCWKLKPRPGSVS, from the coding sequence ATGATACTGCGGTTCTACCTCTATTCCTTTTTCAAGAATCTGCGGTTTTCCGATCCGTTTCTGATTCTCTTTTTTCTGGATCAGGATCTGTCGTATACCGGTTTGGGACTGTTGCTCAGTCTGCAGCATCTGGTGACAGTACTGCTGGAGTTTCCCTCCGGTCTGCTTGCCGATCATTGGGGGCGCCGGCGGGTGACGGCCCTCTGTTTCGCCATGTATGCCATTTCATTCGTCGGTTTCGGGATGACGGGGCAGGGAGGTGCGAACATACCGGCTTTCTTCTGGCTGGCGGGATGCCTGATGTTTTTCGCGCTGGGCGAGGCCCTGCGCACTGGTTCGCACAAAGCGATCATGCTCGACTATCTCGATTCGACGGGCCAGTCGGAACGGGCGACTCAACTCATTGGTCGTACCCGCTCGGTTTCCAAGTTGACCTCAGCGACGGCAGCGATTTGCGGCGGAATTCTGCTGACATGGTCGCGCGACTATGCACCTTTGTTTTATCTTTCCGCGGGAGCCGCCTGTTGTGGATTTGTCTTGCTGCTGACTTATCCGCGCAGTCTGGAAGGTGATGTGTGGCGGGAACGCCAGCACCAGCAAACCGCCTCGCTACCAGTAGAGAGCCGGCCCTTCCGCGTGATGTGGCAGCATTCCGGTTTTCGGGCGCTGTTTATTCAGTCGGTCCTGTTTGAGAGTCAGTTGAAAATCATCCTCAAGTACTTCACCCAACCCTTTCTCAAAGTCGGACTGGGGCTGCTGGGGATTTCGATCATCGCTGCTCCAGGCGCTTCCGGTATCGCAGCAATGGGGGCGTTCTGGGTGGGACTCAGTGAATTTCTGCGGGACAGCGTGGGCAGTCTGGGCGCGCGGCTCAGCCCCCATTTTGAACAGCAGACCGGCGATCGCTGTGTGGCCCTGAATCGGGTGTACCAGGCAGGGTTGCTGGCAGGTCTGGTGCTGGCAGCATGTACGTTGAATCTGAAATGGGGGCTGCTGCCGGGAATTCTGATCCTGACTGTGCTGACACTCCTGCAGAATCTGAGGCGGCCCATCTTTGTCAGCGAACTCAATACTCAGATGCTGAAGGCACAGCGGGCCTCTCTGCTCTCACTGGAAAGTGTATCCCGAGCGGTGACGGTGGCTGTCTTGTTACCACTGTTTGGCTGGGCCGCCGATCAGTTTGGACTGATTGCAGTCTGGAGCATCGCGGCCGGCATTCTTTCGGTGGGACTCTGCTGGAAGCTGAAACCGCGGCCAGGTAGTGTTTCTTAA